In Quercus robur chromosome 11, dhQueRobu3.1, whole genome shotgun sequence, the following proteins share a genomic window:
- the LOC126704941 gene encoding uncharacterized protein LOC126704941 yields MTNDHDFSMHLANQIYFVLLMPKFQKHLTMSDMATLAIKVSVALQSASSKDDHRCKKACILVLVLVDYLKLVPGSVRKLQRFTSRRAKMAVCSFRHRLSTIYEGTTL; encoded by the exons GCTAACCAAATCTACTTTGTGCTTCTCATGCCTAAGTTTCAAAAGCACTTGACCATGTCAGATATGGCCACTTTGGCCATTAAAGTCAGCGTGGCTCTTCAAAGTGCGTCGAGCAAGGACGATCATCGCTGCAAGAAGGCTTGTATTCTTGTG TTGGTGCTGGTGGATTATCTCAAGCTAGTGCCTGGGTCGGTCAGGAAGTTGCAGAGATTTACTTCTAGAAGAGCTAAGATGGCAGTTTGTTCCTTTAGACACAGATTGAGCACAATTTATGAAGGCACAACTCTttag